A DNA window from Sphingopyxis sp. CCNWLW2 contains the following coding sequences:
- a CDS encoding SDR family NAD(P)-dependent oxidoreductase, which produces MTKPLAGKVALVTGAARDVGREIAFLLASQGAAVAVNYHASEDAALKIVADIVAAGGSARQWKADVGDYEAVATMVDAIVETFGRIDIIVNNAGIAQRARFLETTCEQWRRHIDIGLMGSVNTARAALPHMVAAGRGGRIVSLGGDSSRVGEANLSMAAASRAGAIALVKSLAKEFGRHDITCNSVMLGMIQSAHSDPKWLDEMLPRMVKNYPLKRIGQPADVAPLVAFLASDDASWITGQTISVNGGFAML; this is translated from the coding sequence ATGACGAAGCCGCTTGCAGGAAAGGTTGCGCTGGTCACCGGCGCGGCGCGCGATGTGGGACGGGAAATAGCCTTTCTGCTGGCATCACAGGGGGCCGCGGTCGCGGTTAACTATCATGCGAGCGAGGATGCGGCGCTGAAGATCGTCGCCGACATCGTGGCCGCCGGAGGGTCGGCAAGGCAATGGAAAGCCGATGTCGGCGATTATGAGGCCGTCGCCACGATGGTCGATGCGATCGTCGAAACGTTCGGGCGGATCGATATTATCGTCAACAATGCCGGTATTGCTCAGCGCGCGCGCTTTCTCGAGACCACCTGCGAGCAGTGGCGCCGGCATATCGATATCGGCTTGATGGGAAGCGTCAACACAGCGCGGGCGGCCCTGCCGCATATGGTGGCCGCGGGAAGGGGAGGGCGCATCGTCTCGCTCGGTGGCGACAGCTCGCGCGTCGGCGAGGCCAATCTCTCGATGGCGGCGGCTTCGCGGGCCGGCGCTATCGCCCTCGTCAAGTCGCTGGCGAAGGAGTTCGGCCGCCACGACATCACTTGCAATTCGGTGATGCTGGGGATGATCCAGTCGGCGCATTCGGACCCGAAATGGCTCGACGAGATGCTTCCCAGGATGGTCAAAAATTATCCGCTCAAGCGCATCGGCCAGCCAGCGGACGTCGCGCCGCTCGTGGCGTTTCTCGCCTCGGACGATGCAAGCTGGATCACCGGCCAGACTATCAGCGTCAACGGGGGGTTTGCAATGCTGTGA
- a CDS encoding enoyl-CoA hydratase: MSSKDMELLHIIYETPAPHVARILLNRPDAINAQDTRLLYELNCAFDRAARDDEIKVVILAGAGKHFSAGHDLHEDPRGVDYSSFTPVGTWCGFGCAGAEGHFQREKEIYLGFSERWRNFSKPTIAEVQGAAIAGALMLIWPCDLIVCSDDARFMDNTVDMGLAGAEFFNHPYELGIRKAKELLFTAGWWDAQEAHRLGMVNHVVPRAELTAFTLDLAARIAKMPLFALKCAKEAVNNAQDAAGRSTVMSAQFALHNLGHSHNMQTHGMLIDPNSAAAKLSKAPAYTARG; encoded by the coding sequence ATGAGCAGCAAGGATATGGAGCTTCTCCACATCATCTATGAAACCCCCGCTCCACATGTGGCGAGGATTCTTTTGAATCGCCCCGACGCGATCAATGCGCAGGACACGCGGCTCCTCTACGAGCTCAACTGCGCCTTCGACCGCGCAGCGCGCGACGACGAAATCAAGGTCGTCATTCTCGCTGGGGCAGGGAAGCATTTTTCAGCCGGTCACGATCTGCACGAAGATCCGCGCGGCGTCGATTATTCCTCTTTCACTCCGGTCGGGACCTGGTGCGGCTTCGGCTGCGCGGGCGCCGAGGGCCATTTCCAGCGCGAGAAGGAAATCTACCTCGGGTTCAGCGAACGCTGGCGCAATTTTTCCAAGCCGACGATCGCCGAGGTCCAGGGTGCGGCGATCGCGGGTGCGTTGATGCTGATCTGGCCGTGCGACCTGATTGTCTGTTCGGACGACGCGCGGTTCATGGACAATACGGTCGACATGGGACTCGCCGGCGCGGAATTCTTCAATCATCCCTATGAACTCGGAATCCGCAAGGCCAAAGAGCTGCTGTTCACGGCTGGCTGGTGGGACGCACAAGAGGCTCATCGCCTCGGGATGGTCAATCATGTCGTACCGCGCGCGGAGTTGACAGCTTTCACCCTCGACCTGGCGGCGCGGATCGCCAAGATGCCGCTCTTCGCGCTGAAATGTGCCAAGGAAGCCGTCAACAATGCGCAGGATGCTGCAGGGCGCTCGACCGTGATGAGCGCCCAGTTCGCGCTGCACAATCTCGGGCATTCGCACAATATGCAGACCCACGGGATGCTGATCGACCCGAACTCGGCGGCGGCGAAGCTGTCGAAGGCGCCAGCCTATACCGCTCGCGGCTAG
- a CDS encoding SDR family NAD(P)-dependent oxidoreductase: MTRTVSGKVEGRAIILTGASSGIGRATAELFVAEGARVGLLDLDGPMLSALSKKLSMPAASCDLGDRDATKQAVDRLGNALGRIDGVVHCAGVAFPARLEDTTDAQWETTIDINLNGAFRICKAALPWLKRETSATIVTVASAQGLLPNLPGASAYAASKAGLIGFTKALAAELGPAIRANVLCPGLTRTPMAPVDTASAVVANYALKRIAEADEMARSLLFLSSEESSFITGVALAADGGRTYH, from the coding sequence ATGACAAGGACGGTATCTGGAAAAGTCGAGGGGCGGGCCATAATCCTGACGGGGGCATCTTCCGGTATCGGACGCGCCACCGCGGAACTTTTCGTGGCCGAAGGCGCCAGGGTTGGGCTCCTCGACCTCGACGGCCCGATGCTGTCCGCTTTGTCGAAGAAGCTGTCGATGCCCGCGGCCTCGTGCGACCTTGGCGATCGCGACGCGACCAAGCAGGCCGTCGACCGGCTCGGCAACGCACTCGGCCGGATCGACGGCGTCGTCCATTGCGCCGGCGTGGCGTTCCCGGCCCGGCTCGAGGATACGACCGACGCGCAGTGGGAAACTACGATCGACATTAATCTCAACGGGGCTTTTCGCATTTGCAAGGCAGCGCTTCCGTGGCTCAAGCGCGAAACATCGGCAACGATCGTCACTGTCGCGTCCGCGCAGGGCCTTCTGCCGAACCTGCCCGGCGCCTCCGCCTATGCCGCGTCGAAGGCCGGCCTGATCGGATTCACCAAGGCGCTCGCCGCCGAGCTCGGCCCCGCGATCCGCGCCAACGTGCTCTGCCCCGGGCTCACCCGGACGCCGATGGCGCCCGTCGATACCGCATCCGCGGTTGTCGCCAACTACGCTCTAAAGCGCATTGCGGAAGCCGATGAGATGGCGCGATCCCTGCTGTTCCTGTCGAGCGAGGAGTCCTCCTTCATAACCGGCGTCGCGCTCGCCGCCGACGGGGGCCGTACCTACCATTAG
- a CDS encoding cytochrome P450 yields the protein MANLEERTRAPSLDIDIFSEAYLSDPVRHYDAIRDAGPVVFLSKYGVYGVTRHAEVMATLKDFDSFCNGRGGTMTDLAKESGWRKPSLLVENDPPQHQHLRAMMNRVVSLQDLKGRRASWEEQANRLIADAAARRHIDAVPDIAQAYPMMIFPNLIGVASEGREMMLTYSAALFNSIAPDTELFRRSSAAAVTAIEWVANACRRENLSDGGWGLKVFEAADQGLCTEEEAEQLVRSFVSAGVDTTVNAIGSLILALARAPDQWQLLRANPSLAKRAVEESLRLDSAVQGFFRTTTREVEVSGTWLPEGAKVYLFLGVANRDPRRWDDPDKFEVMRNCSGHVAFGFGIHQCLGQMVARLEAEVILDALLRQVSEIRLTADPVPGLNNAVRGFHSLPVELVPA from the coding sequence ATGGCTAATTTGGAAGAGCGAACCCGTGCGCCGTCGCTGGACATCGACATTTTCAGCGAGGCCTATCTGTCCGATCCGGTGCGTCACTATGACGCGATACGGGATGCGGGTCCCGTAGTCTTTCTCTCCAAATATGGCGTTTACGGGGTGACCCGGCACGCCGAGGTCATGGCGACGCTCAAGGATTTCGATAGCTTCTGCAACGGACGCGGCGGCACCATGACGGACCTTGCGAAAGAGAGCGGATGGCGCAAGCCGTCGTTGCTTGTCGAGAATGATCCGCCGCAGCACCAGCATCTTCGCGCCATGATGAATCGCGTCGTGTCGCTGCAGGACCTCAAGGGACGCCGGGCCTCGTGGGAGGAGCAAGCGAACAGGCTCATCGCCGATGCGGCTGCGCGCCGACACATCGATGCGGTTCCCGATATTGCCCAGGCCTATCCGATGATGATTTTCCCGAACCTGATCGGGGTCGCGTCCGAAGGGCGGGAGATGATGCTCACCTATTCGGCCGCGCTGTTCAACTCGATCGCGCCCGATACCGAATTGTTCCGCCGGAGCAGCGCCGCCGCTGTCACCGCGATCGAGTGGGTGGCCAATGCGTGCCGGCGGGAAAATCTCAGTGATGGCGGATGGGGACTCAAGGTCTTCGAGGCAGCCGACCAGGGCCTTTGCACCGAGGAGGAGGCTGAACAGCTGGTTCGCTCCTTTGTCTCCGCCGGTGTCGATACGACGGTCAATGCGATCGGCAGCTTGATTCTTGCACTCGCACGCGCGCCCGATCAATGGCAACTATTGCGCGCCAACCCCTCGCTGGCCAAGCGGGCGGTCGAAGAGTCGCTTCGTCTCGATTCTGCGGTCCAGGGCTTTTTCCGGACAACGACCCGGGAGGTCGAGGTTTCGGGAACATGGCTCCCCGAGGGGGCGAAGGTCTATCTGTTTCTGGGCGTCGCCAACCGCGATCCGCGGCGCTGGGACGATCCGGACAAGTTCGAAGTAATGCGCAACTGCAGCGGTCATGTCGCATTCGGTTTCGGTATCCACCAGTGCCTCGGGCAGATGGTGGCCCGTCTCGAGGCGGAGGTGATACTAGACGCGCTTCTGCGACAGGTTTCCGAAATCCGCCTGACGGCCGACCCGGTGCCCGGTTTGAACAATGCGGTACGGGGCTTTCACTCGCTTCCCGTCGAGCTGGTTCCGGCCTGA
- a CDS encoding TonB-dependent receptor, with protein MNKTSYWLRLFALGSVSAMAGAAHAQTAEVPADTEEASPAAGEIIVTAQKRSERLNDVPMAITAATGDDLAARGVTSIEDLAKVVPGFQYTHTTLNPVYTLRGVGFFDTSFSARGAVAVYNDEIGLPFGVMTQGIPFDLERVEVLKGPQGTLYGQNSTGGAINYISAKPTDSFKAGISGEIGRFRWGYVEAFASGPITDTLNARVAVHQDFGGDWQRGFTNDRTSGSRNAIAGRFLLDWKPTDRLRISSNFTVTHIDSDPQMPQISSFWSIVGGATRPPALVGYPLPSKSNRAADFTPGQAYYKRDQMLMGAVRLDYDLSDTWQVTSLSSYADYDRENRNERDGTTVYNNSFANSGGLKVFQQELRLSGEMGDRVQLLAGLNYERDKAVQIDVSAFTDGSVTRVYNALVPNDPFLGNMSDTRSRYTSKAIFGNAEIELTPTLTAQLGARYTDYRGTGSNCTGPDERNVLGRALTIIYNGRRAALGLPPIAPIQAGQCVAADLATFTPQELTQRLKENNVSWRVGIDWKPSPDFMLYGNVSRGYKGGSFPSVLANFDFQFAPALQEALTDYEVGFKASLFDRTLQVNGGAFYYDYQNKQVQGRIINSAGSQPKLVNIPASRLKGTELEIHWSPSRHFTLGGGITYLDSRTKGRFVNFEPQGTPNDFGGERFPYAPKWQGTVDAEYRVDLGDRLEMFAGASLRAQSRTVAAFGDNPNFDIDGYALLDLRLGIEDKDAGWRVALFGRNVTDTTYWTSTIRGLDTNVRYMGMPATYGISFSFKP; from the coding sequence ATGAACAAGACGTCCTATTGGTTACGGCTCTTCGCGCTTGGCTCGGTCTCGGCCATGGCCGGTGCCGCCCACGCGCAGACGGCCGAAGTGCCGGCGGATACGGAGGAGGCATCGCCTGCCGCTGGCGAAATCATCGTGACCGCCCAGAAGCGATCGGAGCGGCTGAACGACGTGCCGATGGCGATCACCGCAGCCACCGGCGATGATCTTGCCGCGCGCGGCGTGACTTCGATCGAGGATCTCGCCAAAGTCGTACCCGGCTTTCAGTACACGCACACGACCCTCAATCCCGTCTACACGCTGCGCGGTGTCGGCTTTTTCGATACGTCTTTCTCGGCGCGCGGCGCTGTCGCGGTCTATAACGACGAGATCGGGCTCCCCTTCGGCGTGATGACCCAGGGCATCCCCTTTGATCTCGAGCGGGTCGAGGTTCTCAAGGGACCCCAAGGAACACTCTACGGCCAGAATTCCACCGGCGGGGCCATAAACTATATCTCGGCGAAGCCGACCGACAGCTTCAAAGCGGGTATCAGCGGCGAAATCGGGCGCTTCCGCTGGGGCTATGTCGAGGCCTTCGCTTCGGGGCCGATTACGGACACGCTGAATGCGCGCGTTGCGGTCCATCAGGATTTCGGCGGCGACTGGCAGCGCGGCTTCACCAATGACCGGACAAGTGGCAGCCGGAACGCGATCGCGGGACGCTTCCTGCTCGACTGGAAGCCGACCGACCGTTTGAGGATCAGCAGCAATTTCACGGTCACCCACATCGATTCCGATCCGCAAATGCCGCAGATATCCTCCTTCTGGTCGATTGTAGGAGGCGCTACCCGGCCGCCCGCACTCGTTGGTTACCCCTTGCCGTCCAAGTCGAACCGCGCGGCGGATTTCACGCCCGGGCAAGCCTATTACAAGCGCGACCAGATGCTGATGGGCGCGGTGCGGCTCGATTATGATCTCTCCGATACGTGGCAGGTCACCTCGCTCTCATCCTATGCCGACTATGACCGCGAAAACCGCAATGAGCGCGACGGTACGACCGTCTACAACAATTCCTTCGCCAACAGCGGCGGACTCAAGGTGTTTCAGCAGGAGCTTCGGCTGAGCGGTGAGATGGGGGACCGCGTGCAGTTGCTCGCCGGGCTCAACTACGAGCGCGACAAGGCGGTCCAGATCGACGTTTCGGCCTTCACCGACGGCTCGGTGACACGCGTCTACAACGCGCTGGTGCCCAACGATCCCTTTCTCGGGAATATGTCGGACACCCGCAGCCGCTATACGAGCAAGGCGATCTTCGGAAATGCCGAAATCGAGCTGACGCCGACACTGACCGCCCAGCTTGGCGCGCGTTACACCGACTATCGCGGGACGGGCAGCAATTGCACCGGGCCCGATGAGCGCAATGTCCTCGGCCGGGCATTGACGATCATCTACAACGGACGCCGCGCCGCGCTCGGATTGCCGCCGATCGCGCCGATCCAGGCGGGCCAGTGCGTCGCTGCGGACCTCGCGACCTTCACCCCGCAGGAACTGACCCAGCGGCTCAAGGAAAATAATGTCTCCTGGCGCGTCGGGATCGACTGGAAGCCGTCCCCCGATTTCATGCTCTACGGCAATGTCAGCCGCGGCTACAAGGGCGGCAGCTTCCCTTCGGTGCTTGCGAACTTCGATTTCCAGTTCGCACCGGCGCTGCAGGAGGCGCTAACCGACTATGAAGTTGGCTTCAAGGCGAGCCTCTTCGACCGGACGCTCCAGGTGAATGGCGGCGCTTTCTATTATGACTATCAGAACAAGCAAGTGCAGGGGCGCATCATCAACTCGGCGGGCTCGCAGCCCAAGCTCGTCAATATTCCCGCCTCCCGCCTCAAGGGAACGGAGCTCGAGATACACTGGTCGCCGAGCCGGCACTTCACGCTGGGGGGCGGGATCACCTATCTCGACAGCCGCACCAAGGGCCGCTTCGTCAACTTCGAGCCCCAGGGGACTCCCAATGATTTCGGGGGCGAGCGCTTTCCCTACGCGCCGAAATGGCAGGGCACGGTCGACGCGGAATATCGTGTCGATCTTGGCGACAGGCTTGAGATGTTTGCCGGAGCATCGCTGCGTGCCCAGAGCCGCACCGTCGCCGCTTTCGGGGACAATCCGAACTTTGATATCGACGGATATGCCTTGCTGGACCTTCGGCTGGGCATCGAAGACAAGGACGCCGGTTGGCGGGTCGCGCTGTTCGGCCGCAACGTGACCGACACCACTTATTGGACGAGCACGATCCGCGGGCTCGATACCAATGTGCGATATATGGGCATGCCGGCGACCTACGGTATTTCCTTCTCGTTCAAACCCTGA
- a CDS encoding long-chain-fatty-acid--CoA ligase: MLGLMQDWPLTVDKLIDHAARWHGTTEIVSIDADGCSHRSTYGAIHHDAKRVTNALRRMGVEPGERIATMGWNSARHLAAWYGIQAMGAVCHTLNPRLFLEQIVYIANHAGDRVLIADPSVADIVDQLLPLVPSIEQVIFFCDPVDLPSIGRGAIAFDDWIAGESGEAAWGGFDEKSACGLCYTSGTTGDPKGVLYSHRSSYLHALMTLQADALALNARDCALLVVPMYHANGWGVVYSAPAVGAKLVLPGPRLDGASLQRHIVEEGCTYSAAVPTVWQALRTYLDESGLGLGQLRRVSIGGAACPEPIIRSFRDQYGVDVIQGWGMTETSPLATMSVPNIAVAAMDGDAQIAYKLKQGRPLPGLDLKIVDDGGNPLPHDGGTAGRLLIKGPTVCSAYFGDEAGSALDDEGFFDTGDVATLDALGYMQITDRAKDVVKSGGEWISSMEIEAIIIGHPKVALAAVIGVAHPKWDERPILMIQLREGEHAEADEFRDWLEGKIARWWMPDDVLIVPEIPLGATGKVDKKRIRSGLTEYKPAFEPSR, from the coding sequence ATGCTTGGATTAATGCAGGACTGGCCGTTGACGGTCGACAAGCTGATCGATCACGCCGCACGGTGGCATGGCACTACCGAAATCGTGTCGATCGATGCTGATGGCTGTTCGCACCGCTCGACCTACGGGGCTATCCATCATGACGCCAAGCGCGTTACCAACGCGCTGCGTCGCATGGGCGTCGAACCGGGCGAACGCATCGCGACGATGGGGTGGAACAGCGCGCGCCACCTGGCCGCTTGGTATGGCATCCAGGCGATGGGGGCGGTCTGCCATACCCTCAACCCCCGGCTCTTCTTGGAACAGATCGTCTATATCGCCAACCACGCGGGGGACCGGGTCCTGATCGCCGACCCGTCGGTCGCCGATATCGTCGACCAGTTGCTGCCCCTGGTCCCCTCGATCGAGCAAGTGATCTTCTTTTGCGACCCGGTCGATCTCCCCTCCATCGGGCGCGGGGCCATCGCGTTCGATGACTGGATCGCAGGCGAAAGCGGCGAGGCCGCGTGGGGCGGCTTCGACGAGAAGAGCGCGTGCGGTTTATGCTATACAAGCGGCACGACAGGCGATCCCAAAGGCGTCCTCTACTCGCACCGTTCGAGCTATCTCCACGCGCTGATGACGCTTCAGGCCGATGCGCTGGCGCTCAACGCGCGCGATTGCGCCTTGCTCGTGGTGCCGATGTACCATGCCAATGGCTGGGGCGTGGTCTATTCGGCGCCGGCGGTCGGTGCAAAGCTTGTTCTGCCGGGGCCGCGCCTCGACGGGGCTTCGCTGCAGCGCCACATTGTCGAGGAGGGCTGCACCTATTCTGCGGCTGTACCGACGGTGTGGCAGGCGCTTCGTACCTATCTCGACGAAAGCGGCCTTGGCTTGGGACAATTGCGGCGTGTCTCGATCGGAGGTGCGGCCTGCCCCGAACCCATCATACGTTCGTTTCGCGACCAATATGGGGTCGACGTGATCCAGGGATGGGGCATGACCGAAACCAGCCCGCTGGCAACGATGTCTGTTCCCAACATCGCCGTCGCTGCGATGGATGGCGACGCGCAGATCGCATACAAGCTCAAGCAAGGGCGACCCCTGCCCGGGCTTGATCTCAAGATTGTCGACGACGGGGGCAATCCGCTGCCGCACGATGGCGGCACGGCTGGCCGCCTGCTAATCAAGGGACCGACGGTCTGCTCGGCCTATTTCGGGGACGAGGCGGGTTCGGCGCTCGACGACGAGGGATTTTTCGATACGGGCGATGTCGCGACGCTGGACGCGCTTGGCTATATGCAGATCACCGACCGGGCGAAGGATGTCGTAAAGTCCGGCGGCGAGTGGATTTCTTCCATGGAGATCGAGGCGATCATCATCGGTCATCCCAAGGTCGCGCTCGCCGCCGTGATCGGCGTGGCCCATCCAAAATGGGACGAGCGGCCCATTCTCATGATTCAGCTTCGCGAGGGCGAGCATGCCGAAGCAGACGAATTCCGTGACTGGCTCGAGGGCAAGATTGCTCGCTGGTGGATGCCCGATGACGTGCTCATCGTTCCCGAAATTCCGCTTGGCGCGACCGGCAAGGTCGACAAGAAGCGGATACGGTCGGGATTGACGGAATATAAGCCCGCATTCGAGCCGTCGCGTTAG
- a CDS encoding MarR family winged helix-turn-helix transcriptional regulator, with protein sequence MGKAMSERDELGRPMIDRSYLDAAIGFGLRRAQLAIFREIGSAFAGLAVTPAQFSALSVISDNPGISQAELALALDIDRPRVVPMIDALEARGWTHRMTDPADRRVRRLHLTAAGEAALVDLKTRFARHEARLVDRLGSERAQQLIGALHILADTGS encoded by the coding sequence TTGGGAAAAGCCATGTCTGAGCGGGATGAACTTGGACGCCCGATGATCGATCGCTCCTATCTGGACGCGGCGATCGGCTTCGGGCTTCGCAGGGCCCAGCTCGCCATATTTCGTGAGATCGGCTCTGCATTCGCCGGTCTCGCGGTCACGCCTGCGCAATTTTCGGCGCTTTCGGTGATTTCCGACAATCCCGGGATCAGCCAGGCCGAGCTTGCGCTTGCGCTCGATATCGATCGCCCACGCGTCGTGCCGATGATCGATGCGCTCGAGGCGCGCGGATGGACGCATCGCATGACGGATCCGGCCGATCGACGTGTGCGGCGCCTCCATCTCACGGCAGCCGGAGAAGCAGCGCTGGTCGATCTCAAGACCCGATTTGCGCGTCACGAGGCGCGCCTTGTCGACAGGCTGGGTTCCGAGCGGGCGCAGCAGTTGATCGGCGCGCTCCACATCCTGGCCGACACCGGGAGCTGA
- the bktB gene encoding beta-ketothiolase BktB, which yields MKDVYIMSAARTAIGAFGGSLKDMSPTRLGAAAARAAIERSGLAAAHVDHSIFGTVIPTESADLFLGRTIGIHAGLAQQSMGLTVNRLCGSGAQAIITAASMIQLGDAKIALAGGAEAMSRSPYAVEGARFGRRMGNGLLYDWLANTFADPFGHGHMGCTAENLADIYNISRERQDIYALESQRRAARAQQEGRFDEQIVPVELETRKGAEFFARDEHLRADTSLEGLARLTPAFREGGTVTAGNASGINDGAAALLLVSDSVLKDHRVTPVGRIVSWGLAGVPPEIMGIGPVMAVPIALERAGLKLTDIDVIESNEAFAAQAIAVADCLGFDPEIVNPNGGAVALGHPLGATGAILTTKALYELLRTGGRYGLVTMCIGGGQGIALIIENLS from the coding sequence ATGAAGGACGTCTATATCATGTCGGCGGCGCGAACCGCGATCGGCGCATTTGGCGGTTCGCTGAAGGATATGTCGCCGACCCGGCTCGGTGCCGCTGCCGCCCGCGCTGCGATCGAGCGCAGCGGCCTGGCAGCGGCCCATGTCGATCATTCGATATTCGGCACGGTCATTCCGACCGAATCCGCCGATCTCTTTCTCGGCAGAACAATAGGCATCCATGCGGGGCTGGCCCAGCAGTCGATGGGGCTGACCGTGAACCGGCTTTGCGGCTCTGGCGCGCAGGCCATCATCACCGCGGCTTCGATGATCCAACTGGGAGACGCGAAGATCGCGCTTGCGGGCGGCGCGGAAGCGATGAGTCGCTCGCCTTATGCCGTCGAGGGTGCCCGATTCGGCCGAAGGATGGGGAATGGCCTCCTCTACGACTGGCTCGCGAACACGTTCGCCGATCCGTTCGGCCATGGCCATATGGGGTGCACCGCGGAGAATTTGGCCGACATATATAACATCTCGCGCGAGCGTCAGGACATCTACGCTCTCGAGTCCCAGCGTCGCGCGGCGCGCGCGCAGCAGGAGGGGCGCTTTGACGAGCAGATCGTGCCGGTCGAGCTCGAAACGCGCAAGGGAGCGGAGTTTTTTGCCCGCGACGAACATCTGCGGGCCGACACCAGCCTTGAGGGACTCGCCCGGCTGACGCCGGCCTTCCGTGAAGGCGGCACGGTGACCGCGGGCAATGCGTCGGGCATCAACGATGGAGCGGCCGCTCTCCTTCTCGTGAGCGATAGCGTTCTGAAGGACCATCGCGTGACGCCCGTGGGACGGATCGTATCCTGGGGACTTGCGGGCGTTCCGCCCGAAATCATGGGTATCGGTCCGGTGATGGCCGTGCCGATCGCGCTCGAACGTGCCGGGTTGAAATTGACGGACATCGACGTGATCGAATCGAATGAGGCCTTCGCCGCCCAGGCCATCGCCGTCGCCGACTGCCTCGGCTTCGATCCTGAAATAGTCAATCCCAATGGCGGCGCGGTCGCGCTGGGACACCCGCTCGGCGCGACCGGCGCCATATTGACGACCAAGGCCCTATACGAACTTTTGCGGACGGGCGGGCGCTACGGCCTCGTAACCATGTGCATCGGCGGTGGGCAGGGAATTGCCCTCATCATCGAAAATCTGAGCTGA